The genomic stretch TGTCTGCTGCCCCCAGAGCACCTGTCTGCTGCCCCCAGCTGCCCCCAGCAGCACCTGTCTGATGATACCTGTCTCCTGTTCTCCAGGTGAGGAACCAGGAGCCCGAGGCCATGTTCAGACTGAAGTCTCTGGTGAAGGACAAGTTCACTGAGAGACACAGCAGACTGTctgagggagagatacagaaccACGGCAAGATGGTCAGCTTTAAGGAGAACGTCACAAACGCACTCAAAACGggtgaggcacacacacacacacacacacacacacacacacacacacacacacacacacacacacacaagttggtctctactcctcctgtcagtaggtaacctgtcccctcactcaggttggtctctactcctcctgtcagtaggtaacctgtcccctcactcaggttggtctctactcctcctgtcagtaggtaacctgtcccctcactcaggttggtctctactcctcctgtcagtaggtaacctgtcccctcactcaggttggtctctactcctcctgtcagtaggtaacctgtcccctcactcaggttggtctctactcctcctgtcagtaggtaacctgtcccctcactcaggttggtctctactcctcctgtcagtaggtaacctgtcccctcactcaggttggtctctactcctcctgtcagtaggtaacctgtcccctcactcaggttggtctctactcctcctgtcagtaggtaacctgtcccctcactcaggttggtctctactcctcctgtcagtaggtaacctgtcccctcactcaggttggtctctcctcctcctgtcagtaggtaacctgtcccctcactcaggttggtctctactcctcctgtcagtaggtaacctgtcccctcactcaggttggtctctactcctcctgtcagtaggtaacctgtcccctcactcaggttggtctctactcctcctgtcagtaggtaacctgtcccctcactcaggttggtctctactcctcctgtcagtaggtaacctgtcccctcactcaggttggtctctactcctcctgtcagtaggtaacctgtcccctcactcaggttggtctctactcctcctgtcagtaggtaacctgtcccctcactcaggttggtctctactcctcctgtcagtaggtaacctgtcccctcactcaggttggtctctactcctcctgtcagtaggtaacctgtcccctcactcaggttggtctctactcctcctgtcagtaggtaacctgtcccctcactcaggttggtctctactcctcctgtcagtaggtaacctgtcccctcactcaggttggtctctactcctcctgtcagtaggtaacctgtcccctcactcaggttggtctctactcctcctgtcagtaggtaacctgtcccctcactcaggttggtctctactcctcctgtcagtaggtaacctgtcccctcactcaggttggtctctactcctcctgtcagtaggtaacctgtcccctcactcaggttggtctctactcctcctgtcagtaggtaacctgtcccctcactcaggttggtctctactcctcctgtcagtaggtaacctgtcccctcactcaggttggtctctactcctcctgtcagtaggtaacctgtcccctcactcaggttggtctctactcctcctgtcagtaggtaacctgtcccctcactcaggttggtctctactcctcctgtcagtaggtaacctgtcccctcactcaggttggtctctactcctcctgtcagtaggtaacctgtcccctcactcaggttggtctctactcctcctgtcagtaggtaacctgtcccctcactcaggttggtctctactcctcctgtcagtaggtaacctgtcccctcactcaggttggtctctactcctcctgtcagtaggtaacctgtcccctcactcaggttggtctctactcctcctgtcagtaggtaacctgtcccctcactcaggttggtctctactcctcctgtcagtaggtaacctgtcccctcactcaggttggtctctactcctcctgtcagtaggtaacctgtcccctcactcaggttggtctctactcctcctgtcagtaggtaacctgtcccctcactcaggttggtctctactcctcctgtcagtaggtaacctgtcccctcactcaggttggtctctactcctcctgtcagtaggtaacctgtcccctcactcaggttggtctctcctcctgtcagtaggtaacctgtcccctcactcaggttggtctctactcctcctgtcagtaggtaacctgtcccctcactcaggttggtctctactcctcctgtcagtgTTGTTACTATGTAGGTCTTGACTTGTCATCTGACAACCTCCATTTCACTTGAATGTGGTTGTTGTCTTGTGTTTTTCCCATTTCACTAATTCATAATGagtatgtttggtatttctttacCACTGTAAACTAAACTGCCCGGCAACAGGACCATAAAGCGTTCCAGTCTGGTTTTGTCCATGTTGTTGTGTGTCCCTGCAGGTGGAGATGGTGAACCCAATGAAGAACAAGAAGTGTAACCACCACTACGACCGGGACGCCATTATGGGGATGATCAAGGCCAGGCAAAACCAGAAGAAGAAGCTACGGTGAGACGTGATGCTCCTATTGGCTGGTTTAGTCATTTCATTTACACTACATCTGTTGTCTTGAGTCTGTCCTGCCCCTGTTGCTATAGCACCTTGTCAATCAGGATGTGATGTCGTCTCTCTGTCCTGCCCCTGTTGCTATAGCACCTTGTCAATCAGGATGTGATGTCGTCTCTCTGTCCTGCCCCTGTTGCTATAGCACCTTGTCATTCAGGATGTGatgtcatctctctgtcctctcaccTTGTTTTCCCCTGTTGCTATAGCACCTTGTCAATCAGGATGTGATGTCATCTCTCCCTACGTTTTACCCCTGTTGCTATAGCACCTTGTCATTCAGGATGTGATGTCGTCTCTCCGTCCTTGTTTACCCCTGTTGCTATAGCACCTTGTCAATCAGGATGTGatgtcatctctctgtcctctcaccTTGTTTTACCCCTGTTGCTATAGCACCTTGTCAATCAGGATGTGATGTCATCTCTCCGTCCTCTCACCTTGTTTTACCCCTGTTGCTATAGCACCTTGTCAATCAGGATGTGATGTCATCTCTCTGTCCTACCCCTGTTGCTATAGCACCTTGTCAATCAGGATGTGatgtcatctctctgtcctctctacctTGTTTTACCCCTGTTGCTATAGCACCTTGTCAATCAGGATGTGATGTCATCTCTCTGTCCTGCCCCTGTTGCTATAGCACCTTGTCAATCAGGATGTGAtgtcatctctctgtttctcacctTGTTTTACCCCTGTTGCTATAGCACCTTGTCAATCAGGATGTGATGTCATATCTCTGTACCTGTTTTACCCCTGTTGCTATAGCACCTTGTCATTCAGGATGTGatgtcatctctctgtcctctcaccTTGTTTTACCCCTGTTGCTATAGCACCTTGTCATTCAGGATGTGatgtcatctctctgtcctctcaccTTGTTTTACCCCTGTTGCTATAGCACCTTGTCAATCAGGATGTGatgtcatctctctgtcctctctacctTGTTTTACCCCTGTTGCTATAGCACCTTGTCAATCAGGATGGGatgtcatctctctgtcctctctacctTGTTTTACCCCTGTTGCTATAGCACCTTGTCAATCAGGATGTGatgtcatctctctgtcctctctacctTGTTTTACCCCTGTTGCTATAGCACCTTGTCAATCAGGATGTGatgtcatctctctgtcctctctacctTGTTTTACCCCTGTTGCTATAGCACCTTGTCATTCAGGATGTGATgtcgtctctctgtcctctcaccTTGTTTTACCCCTGTTGCTATAGCACCTTGTCAATCAGGATGTGatgtcatctctctgtcctctctacctTGTTTTACCCCTGTTGCTATAGCACCTTGTCAATCAGGATGTGATGTCATCTCTCCGTCCTCTCACCTTGTTTTACCCCTGTTGCTATAGCACCTTGTCAATCAGGATGTGatgtcatctctctgtcctctctacctTGTTTTACACTTAAAACAACTGTTGCAGTAAAACATCAGATTGATTGATTAGCATAATATGGCTTTCTCCGTCCCACAGCTGTCCGGTGGTTGGCTGTGGCAACACGGACGTGAAGCAGGGagacctgatcttagatcagaTTATGAAGAGACAGATACAGAAGAGGTAGACTACCAAGGCATCATTCTGGGATACGCCAACTCATCAATCCTGACAATAATAATTTGACTTTTGAATTAATTGAGGAAAAAAACAtgacttgttgttgttgttgtgaccaaATGTTATCTTGCTGCCGTGTCTGATCGTATTTGTTCATCACAGAATTGTGGTATTCTGAAGTTTTCTGTAACAAAAACCTCTCTTTATTTATACTTAAGGGATTCATCTGTTTCagtcagttaaataaaggttttgaTACAATTTACCTATTAATGAAGTTATTGGATGCACTTCAGAGAACAGTGGGGCGGcaggcaggtaacctagcggttagagggggaggcaggtagcctagcggttagagggggaggcaggtagcctagcggttagaggggggaggcaggtagcctagtggttagaggggggaggcaggtagcctagcggttagagggggaggcaggtagcctagtggttagagggggaggcaggtaacctagcggttagagggggaggcaggtagcctagcggttagaggggaggcaggtagcctagcggttagagggggaggcaggtagcctagcggttagagggggaggcaggtagcctagcggttagaggggggaggcaggtagcctagcggttagagggggggaggcaggtagcctagcggttagagggggaggcaggtagcctagcggttagaggggggaggcaggtagcctagcggttagagggggaggcaggtagcctagcggttagaggggggaggcaggtagcctagcggttagagggggaggcaggtagcctagcggttagaggggggaggcaggtagcctagcggttagaggggggaggcaggtagcctagcggttagagggggaggcaggtagcctagcggttagagggggaggcaggtagcctagcggttagagggggaggcgggtagcctagcggttagagggggaggcgggtagcctagcggttagaggggaggcgggtagcctagcggttagagggggaggcgggtagcctagcggttagaggggggaggcgggtagcctagcggttagagaggggggaggcgggtagcctagcggttagaggggggaggcaggtagcctagtggttagagtgttggactagtaaccgaaaggttgctggatcgaatcccccgagctgacaaggtaaaaatctgtcgttctgcccctgaacaaggcagttaacccactgttccctggtaggccgtcattgtaaataaaaatttgttcttaactgacttgcctggttaaataaaaataatatcctATGCCTTTGGTGTTGAGAATCTGCAGTTACTGTAATGGACCATTGGGGGCCAGTGTCGTCCCTGGAGTACACCACAAAGAGATCAGGAGAGGTGACCCAGGTCATGAAGAGAGAAGCCAGATAATCAGCCTAGTTATTCTGAGAGAGTTGGGCTAAATGAATCAGATAATGGGGTTTTTTCTTAATACTTACAAACGACAGAAAGATCATGTCTGTAACATACAAAAAGTGAAAAGATTATTGAATCAAGGATGTGGAAATGATCAAATATCTAGTTTCAGTTTCATCCTAAAAGTAGACCATTTCATtgtgtgaaatctgtgaatcAATTCAGTTGAGTGATTTatatctgtctcctctcctgcctctcctacctctacccctgcctctcctctcccgccTCTACCCCTGCCTCTCCTGCCTCtacccctgcctctcctctcccgccTCTACTCTCCTGCCTCTCCTGCCTCTCCCCTGCCTCtacccctgcctctcctctcccgccTCTACCCCTgcctctcctgcctctcctctcctgcctctgcctctcctctcctgcctcctctcctgcctcTGTGTAAACTGAAGACTCTTTGTTCACAGGACAGAAACAAACAGAGTGCTGAGATGGAACTAGGTGAAGCTAATCTTTTAATAATCTTACGTCAGGTTTTTTAATAAGATTTCAGATGCAGCTTGCTTATTGTTTCCCCCCCTGATCTATGGCTGCcttccaaattgcaccctattccttgtgtagtgcactactattgaccagggcccatggggtgTCGTTTGGGATGTAGCTTTTTAAAGGGAATGGGGTGCGGTTTGGGACGTAGCCTCTTAAAGGTTAGGGAATGCCGTACTAACCATTTGCAGACAGAAATGAGAGCGGAGAAATGATTTACAGACAAACGATACAACATTTTTTTGAGTCTTTTATTCAGATTAAATCTGGGTCCGTTTtgtaattaaaattaaaattatctGCTCGTTTTCAATGTAGTTACATCACAGttaatttcacagcagtttagtttTTGTAGGCAAACCAATGAACACTCGCCATTAGTGCCGGCCTGTCCAATCTCTTAGGGCTGGGTTTGACTGTGCTCCATCCACTCCACTCtggttgtcccaaatggcagcccatTCCCTTGAACTGCTTTGGAATTATTGGGGAAACAAATAGCTACTTTGGaggcgatttttttttttttaactatttgaatacagatttCAGGAAGTGACTACTTcttaaaactatttgaatacagatttCGGGAAGTGACTACTTcttaaaactatttgaatacagatttCGGGAAGTGACTACTTcttaaaactatttgaatacagatttCAGGAAGTGACTACTTcttaaaactatttgaatacagatttCAGGAAGTGACtacttttttaaaactatttgaatacagatttCAGGAAGTGACTACTTcttaaaactatttgaatacagatttCAGGAAGTGAcaactttttaaaactatttgaatacagatttCAGGAAGTGACTACTTTTTtaaactatttgaatacagatttCAGGAAGTGACTTATTTTATGAAACTATTGGATTGGCTGCTTTCAATCTCTGACAGTCATATTtgatctacacaatacatttatatCTGAACATTTTGTTCAATGTCCATTTTCCTGACTGCCCATTGCCCCATGTGTAGATAATCAAGTCAAaccaattatatattttttacagatAAGTATGAATAGGTTATGACTCAGCTATAGTCTGACTCTTTCAACATGCCCCTGAAAAGGGCCGAAAGCTGCACTTTTATAATGATACCTGAAAATACTGCAGAGCAATTCAAAGCCATTTTGtaaacattataaacatcaagTTGGATGCTTAGTAAAACCAACGTGGAACCTCTTTGTCCATCTGAGGGTTAAGTGTTCTTATTTCAAAACACACTATACCATCTTTAAAGGAATATTTCAGGagtttatctactgacccagagtcagatgaactcgtagaTTCCATCTTTAAAGGAATACTTCAGGAttgtatctactgacccagagtcagatgaactcatggattccATCTTTAATGTCTCTGTGTTCAGTATGGAAggaagttggggggggggggggggtagtttaGTGagacaatgctaactagcattagcacaatgactggaagtgtaTGGGTATTAGCAGGTTCccatagacttctagtcattgcgctaacgctagttagcaacctccttcaaactgcacgcagagacataaaaattgtttccacaagttcatctgattctggggaagtagataaaggacctcgtTGCCAAAATACTGAAGTTTCCCTTTAAAAGGGACAGTTTACTAGGAACACAAACTAACAGGTAAACTACCTCGGCTGTAGTTGATTTAAAGACGATAGTTTTTAGGGATATTTAGTTTTCTTACTGTCCGCGTTCTCGATAACACTTAATAACACAAACTGTTCTGGTGCCTGTGTTATACAATTACTTTTTTTGGAGCAGCATATTGTTACATAATATTTTGGTAATTGCATTTTAATTGCATAGCAATGAGCTGAGAGGttgttttcttcttcttcctACTACTGTACAGGAGGAATAAGTGACTTCCTTATTCCACTTTATGTCATGGCTccattatgatgtcattataaAGACATTTCCAACGTCCTCTTTAACAACAATGATGCCACTGTCATAATCACGGAGTTACTACACTTGTATAAGAACCAGATGTCGTGTGTTATTGCTCACtcattgtaaatatatatatttatatatttgttaGACCACTTTTTTTACAGTTTTAAAATGACTATGTTGATTCTATGTTCCTCATGTATTTAATTCTAGGTTTTCTGGTATATTAATATCTGGCGAGCGCTCCAATGTGTTTAAAATGATCATATAATTAGACCTAATTCAAACTAACTGTTGTCGTTTTTCGGGTTCTAAATCAAATATTTGTTATTATTTAAATTTGTTAAAATAACTTCCAtgttatttatattgtatttctttatttaatgtttaatcccctgtccccgcaggaggcctttttgccttttggtaggtcgtcaatgtaaataacattttgttcttaactgacttgtctagttgaATAAATGATcattaaataaaatatgtattcAAATATATTCAACTATTGTTTGGTTTTCCTAAAGGTATTCCAAATAAATTCAAATCGTTTTTCTGAGACCTGTATTCGAATAATTGCATTTTAGTTTAAACTGTATGTAAACTATATTTGACTACCTTGAGTATTTGAAAAGTTCTTATTACAAAATGCAACTATTTTCTGCCCGATCTGGTGTACTACTTTGACTAGTGTCCAtgccctatgaaccctggtcaaatTAGTACACTTGTAGGGAATtagctgccatttgggacgctaaACCTGCTCAGGCTAAAAAGCATGCAATGGAAAGTAGATAAgactgtagatactgtacctgGAACAGAACAGGTCCTGGAAtcctgttaaaacctgtttttttaAGACAACAATaactctcagctcagaggtagGTTTTTAGGGTGTTGTTCAGACAAAATCAACTTATAATAAAAGTTTACCTCGGCTGGTAATCACGACAGTTTGATGTACCGCAAAGGAAATAAAGTGATGACGTTCATTGACGATTGTTGCAAATTATGGGGAATAACCAATCGCTATAAGAGTGAATGTGGGACTGCCAATGGTAAAACCTTTCATATAATTTTCGCCTGACACGatcgctttgcacactcttaattTTTGACTAATATATTGCCATTTCTTTTAACCAATACTGATGGTTGTTAAAAGCGGAATTTTGACAATATTACCGTTATATCAATATACTCGCGTTACTCCCGTTCAACAACTATAAATCGCTTTTTGCGCATTCGacaaaagggaaaggggggggggacacagagtcagttgcacaactgaaatcattcaaccgaaatgtgttttccgcatttaacacaacccctctgaatcagacatCTAGTCACTTTCCGATAATGTTGATTACAGGTCTATGCATACAGGCATACAGGTCTATACATGCAGgtctatacaggtctatacatacaggtctATGCATACAGGTCTATGCATACAGGTCTATGCATACAGGTCTACGCATACAGGTCTACGCAtacaggtctatacatacaggtctatacatacaggtctATATATACAGGTCTATATATACAGGTCTATGCATACAGGTCTATGCAtacaggtctatacatacaggtctGTACATACAGGTCTGTACAtacaggtctatacatacaggtctgtacatacaggtctatacatacaggtctatacatacaggtctgtacatacaggtctatacatacaggtctatacatacaggtctATGCATACAGGTCTATGCAtacaggtctatacatacaggtctatacatacaggtctatacatacaggtctatacatacaggtctatacatacaggtctatgcatacaggtctatacatacaggtctacatacaggtctatacatacaggtctatacatacaggcatacaggtctatacatacaggtctGTAGATACAGGTCTATACATAAaggtctatacatacaggtctatacatacaggtctatacatacaggtctATGCATACAGGTCTATGCATACAGGTCTATGCAtacaggtctatacatacaggtctatgcatacaggtctatacatacaggtctatacaggtctatacatacaggtctatgcatacaggtctatacatacaggtctATGCATACAGGTCTATGCAtacaggtctatacatacaggtctatgcatacaggtctatacatacaggtctatacatacaggtctatacatacaggtctgtgcatacaggtctatacatacaggtctatacatacaggtctATGCATACAGGTCTATGCATACAGGTCTATGCATACAGGTCTATGCATACAGGTCTATGCATACAGGCAtacaggtctatacatacaggtctatacatacaggtctatacatacaggcatacaggtctatacatacaggtctATACATCCGA from Salmo salar unplaced genomic scaffold, Ssal_v3.1, whole genome shotgun sequence encodes the following:
- the LOC106590807 gene encoding E3 SUMO-protein ligase NSE2, with amino-acid sequence MKNLLNKRYFHVLDVNMSLSTVHSTLSSLKTCQTDIGTGMDIVTDVALDVAETAGSENDAVLKKLELMMLECAKLDQEINCFVDVVNCVTAEVRNQEPEAMFRLKSLVKDKFTERHSRLSEGEIQNHGKMVSFKENVTNALKTGEAHTHTHTHTHTHTHTHTHTCPLTQVEMVNPMKNKKCNHHYDRDAIMGMIKARQNQKKKLRCPVVGCGNTDVKQGDLILDQIMKRQIQKR